A window of the Branchiibius hedensis genome harbors these coding sequences:
- a CDS encoding flavin-containing monooxygenase, which translates to MTNAHVCIIGAGCSGITTAKRLKEFGISYDQFEMSDDVGGNWYFRNPNGRSSVYESLHIDTSTARLEFEDFPAPPDYPDFPHHTLIHDYFKAYVDEFGLRPAIEFNTEVERASRRPDGGWDVRLSTGETRSYTDLVVANGHHWKPSLPDWPGEFDGDIIHSHHYVNPFDPIEMRGKRVIVVGLGNSALDIASELSSPWMAEKLYVSARRGVWVLPKYRNGVAADKVMAPPDVPKEVALEASRKIIRDLVGSMSSYGLPEPDHEPLAAHPSVSADFLTKAGSGDIHMLKEIVRLDGKRVCLADGSSVEADVIVAATGYDMSFPFFDDADTTLHPDSEHRYPLFKRMMKPGLEHLYFVGLAQSSPTIVNLAEQQSKLLARLLTGQYVLPSVEDQERIMVEDEANHLAQYYAAHRHTIQIDFARYVVDLLAEIEAGEKRALSTAVSS; encoded by the coding sequence ATGACCAACGCTCACGTCTGCATCATCGGAGCCGGATGCTCCGGGATCACCACCGCCAAACGGCTCAAGGAGTTCGGGATCTCCTACGACCAGTTCGAGATGAGCGATGACGTCGGGGGCAACTGGTACTTCCGCAACCCCAACGGTCGCTCGTCGGTTTACGAATCGCTGCATATCGACACGTCCACCGCCCGGTTGGAGTTCGAGGACTTCCCGGCGCCCCCGGACTACCCCGACTTCCCGCACCACACACTCATCCACGACTACTTCAAGGCGTACGTCGATGAGTTCGGTCTGCGACCGGCGATCGAGTTCAACACCGAGGTCGAGCGGGCGTCGCGGCGTCCGGACGGTGGCTGGGATGTGCGCTTGTCGACCGGCGAAACCCGCTCCTACACCGACCTGGTCGTCGCCAACGGTCACCACTGGAAGCCGTCGCTGCCCGACTGGCCCGGCGAATTCGACGGCGACATCATCCACTCCCACCATTACGTCAACCCCTTCGACCCGATCGAGATGCGCGGGAAGCGCGTCATCGTGGTGGGCCTGGGTAACTCGGCGCTCGACATCGCTTCGGAGCTTTCGAGCCCGTGGATGGCGGAGAAGCTCTACGTGTCCGCGCGGCGTGGGGTGTGGGTGCTGCCGAAGTATCGCAACGGGGTCGCCGCCGACAAGGTGATGGCACCTCCGGACGTGCCGAAAGAGGTTGCGCTGGAGGCGTCCCGGAAGATCATCCGTGATCTAGTGGGGTCGATGAGTAGTTACGGCTTGCCGGAACCGGACCACGAGCCGCTCGCCGCTCACCCGTCGGTGAGCGCGGACTTCCTGACCAAGGCGGGGTCGGGCGATATCCACATGCTCAAGGAAATCGTCCGATTGGACGGCAAACGGGTCTGCCTTGCGGACGGCAGCAGCGTCGAGGCGGATGTCATCGTGGCGGCCACGGGATACGACATGAGCTTTCCCTTCTTCGACGACGCCGACACGACGCTGCACCCCGACTCCGAGCACCGCTACCCGCTCTTCAAGCGGATGATGAAGCCGGGATTGGAGCATCTCTATTTCGTCGGACTCGCGCAGTCGTCACCGACGATCGTCAACCTCGCCGAGCAGCAGTCGAAGCTTCTGGCGCGACTGTTGACGGGGCAATACGTGTTGCCCAGCGTCGAGGACCAGGAGCGGATCATGGTGGAGGACGAAGCCAACCACCTGGCCCAGTACTACGCCGCTCACCGGCACACGATCCAGATCGACTTCGCACGGTACGTCGTTGACCTTCTGGCGGAGATCGAAGCAGGCGAGAAGCGTGCCCTGAGCACCGCGGTGAGCAGCTGA
- a CDS encoding serine hydrolase domain-containing protein, whose product MVEGDWTARFAPLADLLARNLQDGTDVGAAVAVVLDGELVVDAWGGQAQPGVSWQRDTIVQVWSVTKTMAALAVLALVDDDRLDLDAPVARYWPAFGAHGKDAVIVRQVLGHASGVPGWDRKVTVDDLVDLQLTESWLADVSPWYQAGSAPAYQLVNHGHLLDGIVRNALGRTLAQVIDELVLEPTGNNDFFLGVPDEALMRCADLVPPPPSNIDYSALPAVSFLLRTMTNPLLPATVCNSVAWRRSEVGAAAGHGNARGVALAQSAITCGSGGLLSEATVRRIFDVQAEGIDLVLGAPVRYGVGFGLPMTSAPAVPDGRVCWWTGYGGAIVVNDVDRRMTFAYTPNSMANHLISSPRTDEYVRTAFACLDPQPTA is encoded by the coding sequence ATGGTCGAAGGCGACTGGACTGCGCGCTTCGCGCCGTTGGCCGATCTGCTGGCTCGTAACCTGCAGGACGGGACCGATGTCGGCGCGGCGGTTGCTGTCGTGCTCGACGGCGAGTTGGTCGTGGACGCCTGGGGTGGCCAGGCACAGCCAGGGGTCTCCTGGCAGCGCGACACGATCGTGCAGGTCTGGTCGGTCACCAAAACGATGGCCGCACTCGCGGTCCTGGCGCTGGTGGATGACGACCGGCTCGATCTCGACGCTCCGGTCGCGCGCTACTGGCCGGCGTTCGGTGCCCACGGTAAGGACGCCGTAATCGTGCGTCAGGTCCTCGGGCACGCCAGCGGAGTTCCGGGCTGGGATCGGAAGGTGACGGTCGATGACCTGGTGGACCTCCAGCTGACCGAATCGTGGCTCGCCGACGTATCCCCCTGGTACCAGGCCGGATCCGCGCCCGCCTACCAACTGGTCAACCATGGTCATCTCCTCGACGGCATAGTCCGCAACGCGCTGGGTCGCACACTGGCGCAGGTCATCGACGAGTTGGTGCTCGAGCCGACCGGCAACAACGACTTCTTCCTGGGTGTGCCCGATGAAGCCCTGATGCGTTGCGCTGACCTCGTTCCGCCGCCTCCGTCCAACATCGACTACTCGGCGCTACCCGCGGTCAGCTTCCTACTGCGGACGATGACCAATCCGCTCCTGCCCGCGACGGTCTGCAACTCCGTTGCCTGGCGGCGCAGCGAGGTGGGCGCCGCAGCTGGCCACGGCAACGCGCGCGGTGTCGCGCTGGCGCAGTCGGCGATCACGTGCGGCAGCGGGGGCCTGCTGAGCGAGGCCACCGTACGGCGAATCTTCGACGTCCAGGCCGAAGGGATCGACCTGGTGCTGGGTGCCCCCGTCCGGTACGGCGTGGGGTTCGGCTTGCCGATGACGTCAGCACCCGCCGTACCCGACGGACGCGTTTGTTGGTGGACGGGGTACGGCGGCGCGATCGTCGTCAACGACGTCGATCGGCGGATGACGTTTGCCTACACCCCGAACTCCATGGCCAACCACCTCATTTCTTCGCCCCGCACCGATGAGTACGTCCGCACCGCCTTTGCCTGCCTCGATCCGCAACCCACCGCCTGA
- a CDS encoding MBL fold metallo-hydrolase, which yields MNDRVSPRVTGDAQYAAWQRRETPPVEQVRPGLWSIPLPNPDSGIRYVLCYLVEHDDGVLVVDPGWNDERSWVALVGGLQRAGRTAAEVSGIVVTHAHPDHLGGARRLRAESGAPVLMHQADQALLPVDAGDPSAILDRTGPWLARQGCPPQLVTEFGTDTAELATYFHLSRPDGFLEDGDRLPLAGRDWIAIHTPGHTPGHLCLHARDERLLLTGDHLLPRITPAVSAFPASGPHPLASYLRSLSRAGALDVDEVLPAHEWRFAGLAERSEAVAEHHAQREEEVLALLADGPAPAARLTEQLTWSRPWSDIRPSMRRMAVAETVAHLQLLRDNGQLTVEQRDAVDIWQRADLAAAPDELATTAGGDELAGA from the coding sequence GTGAATGATCGCGTGAGTCCGCGGGTCACCGGCGATGCGCAGTACGCCGCGTGGCAACGTCGCGAGACCCCTCCCGTCGAGCAGGTGCGACCGGGCCTGTGGTCCATCCCGCTGCCGAACCCCGACAGCGGTATCCGCTATGTGCTCTGTTACCTGGTCGAACACGACGACGGCGTCCTCGTGGTGGATCCCGGCTGGAACGACGAGCGATCGTGGGTCGCCTTGGTCGGCGGTCTGCAACGCGCAGGCCGCACCGCGGCGGAGGTCAGCGGGATCGTCGTGACTCACGCCCATCCGGACCATCTCGGCGGTGCCAGACGGCTGCGCGCCGAATCCGGGGCTCCCGTCCTGATGCACCAGGCTGATCAGGCCCTGCTACCAGTGGACGCCGGCGATCCGAGTGCCATCCTCGATCGCACCGGCCCCTGGCTGGCTCGGCAGGGCTGCCCCCCGCAGCTGGTCACGGAGTTCGGCACCGACACCGCGGAGCTTGCCACCTACTTCCACCTCAGCCGACCGGACGGCTTCCTCGAGGACGGTGATCGGCTGCCGCTCGCCGGCCGGGACTGGATCGCGATCCACACCCCTGGACACACCCCCGGCCATCTGTGTCTGCACGCGCGCGACGAGCGGCTGCTCCTGACTGGTGACCATCTGTTGCCGCGGATCACGCCTGCCGTCTCCGCCTTCCCCGCCAGCGGGCCGCACCCGCTGGCGAGCTACTTGCGCTCGCTGTCGCGCGCCGGCGCGCTCGACGTCGATGAGGTGCTGCCCGCCCACGAGTGGCGATTCGCTGGCCTCGCCGAGCGGTCCGAGGCGGTCGCCGAGCATCACGCCCAGCGGGAAGAGGAAGTGCTCGCACTGCTGGCCGACGGGCCGGCGCCCGCGGCCCGGCTCACCGAGCAGCTGACCTGGTCTCGCCCGTGGAGTGACATCCGCCCCTCGATGCGCCGGATGGCGGTCGCCGAGACCGTAGCCCATCTGCAGCTGCTGCGCGACAACGGTCAACTGACGGTCGAGCAGCGCGATGCCGTGGACATCTGGCAACGTGCCGACCTTGCTGCAGCCCCCGACGAGCTCGCGACCACTGCCGGGGGCGACGAGCTCGCAGGCGCCTGA
- a CDS encoding AMP-binding protein, giving the protein MGTTSGGLPLVPALDRILQERPDLPITLAGERHTVTELEDRARRLAAAISEHTSPGDRVGVMARNGETALLAWWAGTMCGTLVTPYNTSNRGDVLTHQVSDSEPALMITDPEHLPVIGASVAAPHLRLPLILGSGADERDDTQLGPWTVRHDLETVVAQSDRLAKVAPPEPFATSHLIYTSGTTGASKACQVSHGYVGNFARQVRENLGRTAQDGLWTALPLFHLAAVTHTLGSLQVGAPIDIAARFSVTGFWAEVLRSGATTAALMGSMLPMIAAAPDSADTAAAYGRLRTVSGSPVTPELAAVWRERFGVERVGAGVYGMTEAALITSTPAGQYRPGSAGMPSDSFEVRIVGEQDNPLPTGQIGEIVVRPLRPDVMFTGYWRQPERTLDAFRGLWFHCGDYGRFDDAGHLHFVDRGKDYLRRGGENISSVEIEQVIAQHPQVREVAVHAVQSPLAEDDLKVTIVARDGCRIDEQEFFDWVRPRVPRYAVPSHVEVRTQLPKNSVGRVLKHVLRAEGVTAATWSTDPRAGER; this is encoded by the coding sequence ATGGGCACCACCAGCGGCGGACTCCCGTTGGTGCCTGCGCTGGACCGGATCCTGCAGGAGCGACCTGATCTGCCCATCACCCTGGCTGGGGAGCGGCACACGGTCACCGAGCTGGAGGATCGCGCACGCCGGCTGGCGGCAGCGATCTCGGAGCACACCTCCCCCGGCGACCGCGTCGGCGTCATGGCGCGCAACGGAGAGACGGCACTGCTGGCCTGGTGGGCCGGGACGATGTGCGGCACGTTGGTCACGCCGTACAACACCAGCAACCGCGGTGACGTGCTCACCCATCAGGTGTCGGACAGCGAGCCGGCGCTGATGATCACCGACCCTGAGCATCTGCCTGTCATCGGCGCTTCGGTGGCCGCCCCACATCTGCGGCTGCCGCTCATCCTCGGCTCGGGCGCCGATGAGCGCGACGACACACAACTGGGGCCTTGGACGGTCCGACACGATCTGGAAACGGTTGTGGCGCAGTCGGATCGGCTGGCGAAGGTGGCGCCACCCGAGCCGTTCGCCACCAGTCACCTGATCTACACGTCGGGGACGACGGGTGCCTCCAAGGCGTGCCAGGTGAGCCACGGATACGTCGGCAACTTCGCCCGACAGGTCCGGGAGAATCTCGGGCGCACCGCACAGGACGGTCTATGGACTGCGTTGCCGCTCTTCCATCTCGCCGCCGTAACGCACACCCTGGGCTCGCTGCAGGTCGGCGCGCCAATCGACATCGCTGCCCGCTTCTCAGTCACCGGCTTCTGGGCCGAAGTGCTGCGATCCGGGGCGACCACTGCGGCGCTCATGGGATCGATGCTGCCGATGATCGCCGCCGCGCCGGACTCTGCCGACACGGCGGCGGCATACGGTCGGCTGCGCACGGTTTCCGGATCGCCGGTGACCCCCGAACTGGCCGCGGTGTGGCGCGAGCGCTTCGGAGTCGAGCGGGTGGGAGCCGGTGTCTACGGGATGACCGAGGCCGCGCTGATCACCAGCACGCCGGCCGGGCAGTACCGCCCCGGCTCGGCGGGGATGCCGAGCGACTCCTTCGAGGTGCGGATAGTCGGCGAGCAGGACAATCCGCTGCCGACCGGTCAGATCGGTGAAATCGTGGTGCGACCGCTGCGTCCCGACGTGATGTTCACCGGCTACTGGCGCCAGCCGGAGCGAACCCTGGATGCGTTCCGCGGGCTGTGGTTTCACTGCGGCGACTACGGCCGCTTCGATGACGCCGGCCACCTGCACTTCGTCGACCGCGGGAAGGACTATCTGCGTCGCGGAGGCGAGAACATCTCGAGCGTGGAGATCGAGCAGGTCATCGCCCAGCATCCCCAGGTGCGCGAGGTAGCAGTCCACGCGGTGCAGTCGCCGCTCGCCGAGGACGACCTCAAGGTCACCATCGTTGCTAGGGACGGATGCCGGATCGATGAGCAGGAGTTCTTCGACTGGGTGCGCCCACGAGTCCCGCGCTACGCGGTGCCGTCGCACGTCGAGGTCCGCACGCAGTTGCCGAAGAACTCAGTGGGCCGGGTCTTGAAGCACGTGCTTCGGGCCGAAGGAGTCACCGCGGCCACGTGGAGCACCGACCCCAGAGCTGGCGAACGCTGA
- a CDS encoding FAS1-like dehydratase domain-containing protein, whose protein sequence is MIDDFARRLAGLVGLTDPPRVAKDPITEQAIRIWCEAVGDENPAYQDPAWAAASRWGGIIAPATSLNMWTLPGNRRTHRQGESLDRVNAVLAERGYTSVAAVQTSHRYARPLRPGELLAQYPSITAVSSQKSTRLGRGHFVDLLSEYRTLAGESVGSVLLRMLRWDPRTRPPEPAGRATGGPPGHPWPVPPPVRRPRATATLLPAQLRPGGHLPPATIPVTQASIAALATATHDFNDVHLDRDAAQARGARDVYMNILGTAGLINCYLTDWAGPEAEIVAFDARLAVQNHPGDTLQLTGAVTSVNGPIVTVDVRGSNSLGDHVLATARVNLVVQ, encoded by the coding sequence GTGATCGACGACTTCGCCCGTCGGCTGGCCGGTCTTGTCGGACTCACCGACCCGCCGCGCGTGGCGAAGGACCCGATCACCGAGCAAGCGATCCGGATCTGGTGCGAGGCCGTCGGTGATGAGAATCCGGCCTACCAGGATCCGGCGTGGGCGGCGGCCTCGCGATGGGGTGGGATCATCGCGCCCGCGACGAGCCTGAACATGTGGACGCTGCCCGGCAACCGTAGGACCCATCGTCAGGGTGAGAGCCTCGACCGGGTGAACGCCGTCCTCGCTGAGCGCGGATACACCTCGGTGGCTGCCGTTCAGACGTCACATCGCTACGCGCGCCCGTTGCGGCCGGGGGAGCTGCTGGCGCAATACCCGTCGATCACGGCGGTCTCATCGCAGAAGAGCACCCGTCTCGGCCGAGGTCATTTCGTGGATCTCCTCAGCGAATACCGCACGTTGGCAGGCGAATCCGTGGGCAGCGTGCTTCTGCGGATGCTGCGCTGGGATCCCAGAACCCGTCCGCCGGAGCCAGCCGGGCGGGCAACCGGGGGACCGCCGGGCCACCCCTGGCCGGTGCCGCCGCCGGTTCGGCGGCCTCGAGCGACGGCGACGCTGCTCCCCGCGCAACTCAGGCCCGGTGGTCACCTTCCCCCAGCGACGATCCCCGTCACTCAGGCGTCGATCGCCGCCCTCGCGACAGCGACACACGACTTCAACGACGTGCATCTGGATCGGGACGCCGCCCAGGCCCGCGGCGCTCGGGATGTCTACATGAACATTCTCGGCACCGCTGGCCTGATCAACTGCTACCTCACGGACTGGGCCGGACCCGAAGCCGAGATCGTCGCGTTCGATGCTCGGCTGGCCGTGCAGAACCACCCCGGAGACACCCTGCAGTTGACCGGCGCGGTCACCAGCGTCAACGGGCCAATCGTGACGGTCGACGTCCGAGGCTCCAATTCGCTGGGCGACCACGTGTTGGCCACTGCGAGGGTGAATCTAGTTGTGCAGTAA
- a CDS encoding acyl-CoA dehydrogenase translates to MRFALTEDQTALQQVVRAVMAQQCPPDLLRDVAATGPAAADGLRSACDEMGIWGLLVPEEDGGLGLDETALVAVLAETGAAAAPLPLVGTLAVAPGVLAELDRCAQLASGEVLCAATPQLTGPAPSRGADLLIRGGFGGRGALSVFDLTTADRSATEAIDPASLLEDVSGATLLATIDDPDIVRRAWLRGVLGTAAELVGVARRMLGITVAYVTDRQQFGAPIGSFQAVKHHLADAALATEFAAPLVLSAAAQVAAGAPGAQREVHAAKAAASDAARTTARQAIQCHGAMGYTTEYDLQLYAKRAWADAASWGTAQWHREALATDLGVPAS, encoded by the coding sequence ATGAGGTTCGCACTGACCGAAGATCAGACCGCGCTCCAGCAGGTGGTGCGGGCCGTGATGGCGCAGCAGTGTCCGCCCGACCTTCTGCGCGACGTCGCGGCGACCGGGCCCGCTGCCGCCGACGGACTGCGCTCCGCCTGTGACGAGATGGGCATCTGGGGTCTGCTGGTCCCCGAGGAGGATGGCGGTCTCGGCCTGGATGAGACCGCACTGGTGGCCGTGCTGGCCGAGACCGGGGCGGCCGCTGCTCCACTGCCTCTCGTCGGCACGCTCGCCGTCGCGCCGGGGGTGTTGGCCGAGCTCGACCGCTGCGCGCAACTCGCCTCCGGCGAGGTGCTGTGCGCGGCTACCCCGCAGCTGACGGGGCCCGCACCCAGTCGCGGAGCCGACCTGCTGATCCGCGGCGGGTTCGGTGGCCGTGGTGCGCTGAGCGTGTTCGACCTGACAACCGCCGATCGGTCGGCAACGGAGGCGATCGACCCAGCCTCACTTCTCGAAGATGTCTCTGGCGCAACGCTCCTCGCAACAATTGACGATCCGGACATCGTCCGCCGGGCCTGGTTGCGCGGTGTCCTCGGGACGGCCGCGGAGTTGGTGGGGGTGGCCCGGCGAATGCTCGGCATCACCGTCGCCTACGTCACCGATCGTCAGCAGTTCGGCGCTCCGATCGGGTCGTTCCAGGCCGTCAAGCACCACCTCGCGGATGCCGCTCTGGCAACGGAATTCGCGGCGCCCCTCGTCCTGTCCGCTGCCGCCCAGGTCGCGGCCGGCGCGCCGGGCGCCCAGCGTGAGGTCCACGCCGCGAAGGCCGCCGCCTCGGACGCCGCACGGACGACAGCCCGGCAGGCCATCCAGTGCCACGGTGCCATGGGCTACACCACCGAGTACGACCTGCAGTTGTACGCCAAGAGAGCCTGGGCCGATGCCGCATCGTGGGGCACGGCACAGTGGCACCGCGAGGCACTGGCCACGGACCTCGGCGTACCTGCGTCGTGA
- a CDS encoding acyl-CoA dehydrogenase family protein, translated as MDLSWSAQHEAFRVEARIWLTENVPREPLLSGDTREGFAQHVEWEKRLYADRWGVVSWPEAYGGRDADLWEWLIFEEEYYRAGAPQRVTQNGIFLLAPTLFEFGTPQQQDTLLPRMAAAEDLWCQGWSEPGAGSDLASIRSRADRDEAAGGWRLNGQKTWTTRGAFCTHLFGLFRSDPESQRHHGLTYFLVPLDAEGVTVRGFDRLDGDEGFAEVFFSDVFVPDDAVLGGVGQGWSVAMATTGSERGLTLRSPGRFTAAVDRLVALAEQRPDAVTGSIRQRIADAWVRARAYDTFTLAQVTDIMEQRPVGARSSLNKVHWSELDIALHETALDVLGPEALVDGPWTRGFLFSLAGPIYAGTNEIQRNIIAERVLGLPRR; from the coding sequence ATGGACCTGAGCTGGAGCGCGCAACACGAGGCGTTTCGCGTCGAGGCCCGCATCTGGCTGACGGAGAACGTGCCGCGCGAGCCGCTGCTCTCCGGCGACACCCGCGAGGGGTTCGCCCAGCACGTGGAGTGGGAGAAGCGGCTGTACGCCGATCGCTGGGGTGTCGTGTCCTGGCCCGAGGCGTACGGCGGCCGGGACGCGGACCTGTGGGAGTGGCTGATCTTCGAGGAGGAGTACTACCGGGCCGGGGCGCCGCAACGAGTGACCCAGAACGGCATCTTCCTGTTGGCACCCACCCTCTTCGAATTCGGCACCCCACAGCAGCAGGACACCCTCCTGCCGCGAATGGCCGCGGCCGAAGACCTCTGGTGCCAGGGTTGGTCGGAGCCCGGCGCCGGGAGCGACTTGGCCTCGATCCGCAGCCGCGCCGACCGCGACGAAGCGGCCGGCGGATGGCGGCTCAACGGCCAGAAGACCTGGACGACGCGTGGCGCCTTCTGCACCCACCTGTTCGGTCTCTTCCGCTCCGACCCCGAGTCGCAACGACACCATGGCCTGACGTATTTCCTCGTGCCGCTGGACGCCGAGGGCGTGACGGTCCGCGGCTTCGATCGGCTCGACGGGGATGAGGGTTTCGCCGAGGTCTTCTTCTCCGACGTCTTCGTGCCCGACGACGCTGTGCTCGGAGGAGTCGGCCAGGGATGGTCGGTGGCGATGGCCACCACCGGATCCGAACGGGGCCTGACCCTGCGATCGCCCGGTCGCTTCACCGCGGCCGTCGACCGCCTGGTGGCGCTTGCCGAGCAGCGGCCCGATGCCGTGACCGGGTCCATCCGCCAACGGATCGCCGATGCGTGGGTGCGGGCGCGCGCCTATGACACGTTCACCCTTGCCCAGGTGACCGACATCATGGAGCAGCGCCCGGTCGGTGCCCGATCCTCGCTGAACAAGGTGCATTGGTCCGAGCTCGACATCGCGCTCCACGAAACGGCATTGGACGTGCTCGGCCCCGAGGCGCTGGTCGACGGGCCGTGGACCCGCGGCTTCCTCTTCTCGCTCGCCGGCCCGATCTATGCCGGCACTAACGAGATCCAGCGCAACATCATCGCCGAGCGGGTGCTCGGCCTGCCCCGGAGGTGA
- a CDS encoding enoyl-CoA hydratase family protein, with protein sequence MSAISTTVADGGVVEVVVDAPPVNALRVQDWFDLALAVTDAGRDAATRVVILRAEGKGFNAGVDIKEIRDTDGFAALVGANRGCFEAFRAVYECEVPVIAAVQGFCVGGGIGLVGNADVIVASDDAFFGLPEVDRGALGAATHLSRLVPQHLMRAIVYTSATATAEQLAAFGSVYQVVARDQLRSAAMELAKQIAAKDPTVIRAAKASLNGIDPVDVNRSYRYEQGYTFELNLSGVSDRIREDFGKH encoded by the coding sequence ATGAGCGCGATCAGCACGACCGTCGCAGACGGCGGCGTCGTCGAAGTTGTCGTCGACGCACCACCGGTCAACGCGCTGCGCGTGCAGGACTGGTTCGATCTGGCCCTCGCGGTCACGGACGCCGGACGCGACGCAGCGACGCGGGTCGTCATCCTGCGGGCCGAAGGCAAGGGCTTCAATGCCGGCGTCGACATCAAGGAGATCCGGGACACCGACGGTTTCGCCGCTCTGGTCGGCGCCAACCGCGGATGTTTCGAAGCGTTCCGCGCGGTCTACGAGTGCGAGGTCCCGGTTATCGCTGCGGTGCAGGGCTTCTGTGTAGGCGGCGGCATCGGGTTGGTTGGCAACGCGGACGTGATCGTCGCCTCCGACGACGCCTTCTTCGGCCTGCCGGAGGTGGATCGCGGAGCCCTCGGCGCCGCCACCCACCTGTCCCGGCTGGTCCCCCAGCACCTGATGCGTGCGATCGTCTACACCTCCGCGACGGCGACAGCGGAGCAACTCGCAGCGTTCGGCTCTGTGTATCAGGTCGTGGCGCGGGACCAATTGCGCTCTGCCGCAATGGAACTCGCCAAGCAGATCGCGGCAAAGGACCCCACTGTCATCCGCGCCGCGAAGGCCTCCCTGAACGGCATCGACCCGGTCGACGTCAACCGGTCCTACCGCTACGAGCAGGGCTACACCTTCGAGCTCAACCTCAGCGGCGTCTCGGACCGGATCCGCGAGGACTTCGGCAAGCACTGA
- a CDS encoding MaoC/PaaZ C-terminal domain-containing protein, which produces MSTEAPAMMPALPKPWSVGPITRTDIVRYQGASGDMNPIHHDEPWARASGLPMPLGIGMLQAGLIGTYLSDWLGPDNVRRFRIRFVEQVWPGDTLTMTCEKVEPIDIDGAPGLQVEAACTREGGGRAVTVWASYLLPSQESA; this is translated from the coding sequence ATGAGCACCGAAGCGCCCGCGATGATGCCGGCGCTGCCGAAGCCCTGGAGCGTCGGGCCGATCACACGGACTGACATCGTGCGCTACCAGGGCGCATCCGGCGACATGAACCCGATACATCACGACGAGCCATGGGCACGAGCGTCGGGTCTGCCGATGCCGCTCGGGATCGGCATGTTGCAGGCTGGTCTGATCGGCACCTACCTGTCGGACTGGCTCGGCCCGGACAACGTGCGCCGATTCCGGATCCGCTTCGTTGAACAGGTCTGGCCGGGCGACACATTGACGATGACCTGCGAAAAGGTGGAACCGATCGACATCGACGGCGCTCCGGGCCTACAGGTCGAGGCGGCCTGCACCCGCGAGGGCGGCGGCCGCGCTGTCACGGTGTGGGCCAGCTACCTGCTGCCGTCGCAGGAGTCGGCATGA
- a CDS encoding FAS1-like dehydratase domain-containing protein produces MANPDAVGAVGEPFRIDIELGKIREFARATMSTNPQFWAQEAPVTPPTFLTTTMHWQPVEGGVWGDVELDQQRGMHAEQEFVFHGPPPRAGARLTAQSEITDYYTKPGRRGGELTFVVMRTRFTDQSGTLVAESIMTGVETSAVVSEEDPR; encoded by the coding sequence GTGGCCAATCCGGACGCCGTCGGCGCCGTCGGCGAACCGTTTCGCATCGACATCGAGCTCGGCAAGATCCGCGAGTTCGCCCGCGCGACCATGAGCACCAACCCACAATTCTGGGCGCAAGAGGCCCCGGTCACGCCGCCCACCTTCCTCACGACGACGATGCACTGGCAGCCCGTCGAGGGCGGGGTTTGGGGCGATGTCGAACTGGACCAGCAGCGCGGGATGCACGCCGAGCAGGAATTCGTCTTCCACGGTCCGCCACCGCGGGCCGGCGCCCGGCTGACGGCGCAATCCGAAATCACCGACTACTACACCAAACCCGGCCGCCGCGGCGGCGAACTCACCTTCGTCGTCATGCGCACGAGATTCACCGACCAGTCGGGCACCCTGGTCGCGGAGTCGATCATGACGGGCGTCGAAACCAGCGCCGTCGTCAGCGAGGAGGATCCACGATGA